AAGGGAGGGGTGTCGAAGCGGGTGGGAGAGCCGCCCGGAGGGGCCCTCCGGCCTGGCGCCCTGCACGCCGGGACCGTCGCGGCCCGGCGGCGCCAGAGCGAAATATAGGCGTTCGGCGCGGCAAGTCAAGAGAAAGTTCCGCGCGTGCAACATGGCAGGCGTGTGCAAGTGGTATGCTATGCAATAGGTTAGCACGGCATGATTCAATAATGTGTCACTCATCACGAAGGGTGGGGAGGGGAAAGGAAGGGAAGAGTTCCTCCTCTCGGTCTGTTGTAAGGCGTGACAGGACCCCTGCGGGTCCCCTTTCTTTGCCGGAGCGCCGTCGATGAAATCGCTGAAAGCCGTTCTGCCGATCCTGACCCTCCTGTGCCTCGCCCCCTCCGCGTGGGCCCAGGCCCCGTCCGCCGCCCCCGTCACGCTGGTCACGGATGCCGCCCACTCCTCGGTGACCTTCCGGATCCGCCACCTCCTCTCCAAGGTGGACGGCCGGTTCGCGGGATTCTCGGGCGAACTGACGGGGGATCCGGCCAAGCCCGAAGGGGCGTCCGTGTCCTTTTCCATCCAGGCCGCCTCCATCGATACGGCCAACGCCGACCGGGACAAGCATCTGCGAAGCGCCGACTTCTTCGACGTGGAGAAATTCCCCGAGATCTCCTTTCGGAGCACCCGCATCGTGGCCAAGGGGGAGGGCCTTTACGACGTGTACGGGAAGTTCACCCTCCATGGCGTCACCAAGGAGATCGTGCTCCCCGTCTCCTACCTCGGGTCCATGAAGGACCCCTGGGGCAACGAAAAGTACGCCTTCTCCCTGGCGACGGTCCTGAACCGGAAGGATTACGGGGTCTCCTGGAACAAGGTCCTGGACCAGGGCGGCACCATCCTCGGGGACACGGTGGACGTGGCCATCGAGCTGGAGATGATGCGAAAGGCCCCGGAAAAGGGCTGACGATAGGGGAGGGGGCCGGCCGGGCCGCTTCTAGGTCTGGATCCTTCCCGCTTCGGCCGCGAAGTAGCTCCGTGTCTCGGCGGCGGCCACGCCGCTGAGGGCCAGCAGGGCCACGAGGTTGGGCACGGCCATGAGGCCGTTGGCGATGTCGGCGAAGGTCCACACCGCCGAAAGGGTCGAGACCGAACCCGCCAGAACCGCCGCCACCCACATCCACCGGTAGGGCGCCACGGCTTTCGGACCGAAGAGGTACTCCGCGGCCTTCTCGCCGTAGTACTCCCACCCGAGAATCGTGGAGAAGACGAAGGTCAATAGCCCTACCGTAAGAACGAGGGGGCCGAGGAAGGCGACATCGCCGAAAGCCGCCTTGGTCAGCGCCGCCCCCTGAAAGCCGTTCCTCCACTGCCCCGAATTCACGAGGACCAGCCCGGTCATGGCGCACACCACGACCGTGTCCCAGAAGGTTCCGGTGCTGGAGACCAGGGCCTGGCGGACGGGGTGGCTCGTCCGGGCCGCGGCGGCCACGATGGGCGCGGAGCCCAGCCCCGACTCGTTGGAGAAGAGCCCCCGGGCGATGCCATAGCGCATGGCCTCCTTCATCCCCGCCCCGAGGAACCCGCCCACGGCGGCCTGCCCGGTGAAGGCCGAGACGAAGATGAGCCGCAGGGTTTCCGGGATTCCTTCGTAATGCATGGCCAGGAGCGCGAGGCACCCCAGGATGTAGAAGGCCGCCATGAAGGGGACGAGCTTTTCGCACACCCTCGCGATGGATCGAATCCCCCCCAGGATGACGAACCCCGTGAAGGTGGCAAGGAGGAGGCCCGTGACCCACACCGAAGGTCCCGCGAGAGCGGCCGTGGCGGGATGGTGGGACAGGGCCTCGCGGATCATCTGGGAAATGGAGTTGGCCTGCACCATGCACCCGATCCCGAAGGCGGCCACGGCGGTCAGGGCGGCGAAGGCGGCGCCGAGCCACTTGACCTTGAGCCCCCGTTCGAGGACGTACATGGGTCCGCCCGCCATGAGGCCGGAGGGCGTCGTGATCCGGTACTTCACGGCCAGGAGGGCCTCCGCGTACTTGGTGGCGATGCCGAAGACCCCCGTCAGCCACATCCAGAGGACGGCTCCGGGGCCGCCCGCCGCCACCGCCGTCGCCACCCCCACGATGTTCCCCGTGCCGATGGTGGCGGCGAGGGCCGTGGTCAGGGCGCCGAAGTGGCTCACGTCGCCCTCTCCATCGAGGTCCCTGGAGAAGGAAAGGCGGACGGCCTGGATCAGGTGGCGCTGCACGAACCCGAGCCGCAGGGTGAGGAAGACGTGGGTGCCCATGAGGAGAAGGAGCAGGGGCACTCCCCAGACGAAGTCGCTGACGGCCTGCAGTGCCTTTTCCAGTGTCTCCATGGTCCCTCCCCGCGACGCCACGGGGAGTATACCTCCGCGAAGCCGGTGGCGCTCCCCTCGGGGCGTCGAGCGAGGAGAGGCGGGGGAATCTTGCGCGGAGGGCCGGCATTTGAGTATCCTGGGCGCACGGGACGTGGACAGCCTGGCGGCGGCGCCCGGTGCACGGGATGGACCGGTCGGCGTCGGGAGCGCCGGGCGGGGAAATCGCGTTT
This portion of the Acidobacteriota bacterium genome encodes:
- a CDS encoding YceI family protein encodes the protein MKSLKAVLPILTLLCLAPSAWAQAPSAAPVTLVTDAAHSSVTFRIRHLLSKVDGRFAGFSGELTGDPAKPEGASVSFSIQAASIDTANADRDKHLRSADFFDVEKFPEISFRSTRIVAKGEGLYDVYGKFTLHGVTKEIVLPVSYLGSMKDPWGNEKYAFSLATVLNRKDYGVSWNKVLDQGGTILGDTVDVAIELEMMRKAPEKG
- a CDS encoding sodium:alanine symporter family protein — translated: METLEKALQAVSDFVWGVPLLLLLMGTHVFLTLRLGFVQRHLIQAVRLSFSRDLDGEGDVSHFGALTTALAATIGTGNIVGVATAVAAGGPGAVLWMWLTGVFGIATKYAEALLAVKYRITTPSGLMAGGPMYVLERGLKVKWLGAAFAALTAVAAFGIGCMVQANSISQMIREALSHHPATAALAGPSVWVTGLLLATFTGFVILGGIRSIARVCEKLVPFMAAFYILGCLALLAMHYEGIPETLRLIFVSAFTGQAAVGGFLGAGMKEAMRYGIARGLFSNESGLGSAPIVAAAARTSHPVRQALVSSTGTFWDTVVVCAMTGLVLVNSGQWRNGFQGAALTKAAFGDVAFLGPLVLTVGLLTFVFSTILGWEYYGEKAAEYLFGPKAVAPYRWMWVAAVLAGSVSTLSAVWTFADIANGLMAVPNLVALLALSGVAAAETRSYFAAEAGRIQT